One genomic segment of Desulfocapsa sulfexigens DSM 10523 includes these proteins:
- a CDS encoding aminotransferase class I/II-fold pyridoxal phosphate-dependent enzyme — MNQKRNTSPLAFPPKTVWDVEGGKAAGVYTWFKEISEELENDWVLSDNNKMLMLGGYSYLGLNKHQQINQAAIDTIQKFGTGMSGSRFLAGSTKIHSRLESKIAALHQKEGAIVYTSGYLANVSTIACLLRKNDYIICDKMNHASMIDGGRYSSAKLMRYPHHDLSRLQKILAGIPDSSRKLVIIDAIFSMSGEPADLPQIIALCKRYNAYLMVDECHSMFVLGKTGGGICEYYNINPDDIDITMATLSKSIPAAGGYVVSSAKMINYLRHESRGFIYSIALSTTMAATALKGLEIFETERQKLVNRLNSNTKIFKETLHSLNIPAGKSVTSIVPIFVGNPMKAAVAAKICHEHGLYIHAVFPPVVPAGKAILRASITASHKKEDLIMAAKTIAAILTELEHMEMPDLSGFNM; from the coding sequence ATGAATCAAAAAAGAAACACTTCCCCTCTAGCCTTCCCACCCAAAACAGTCTGGGATGTAGAAGGGGGAAAAGCTGCCGGCGTCTATACATGGTTTAAAGAAATCAGTGAAGAGCTTGAAAATGACTGGGTTCTATCCGACAACAACAAGATGCTAATGTTGGGAGGATATTCCTACCTTGGCCTCAACAAACACCAACAGATCAACCAGGCAGCAATAGACACCATCCAGAAATTTGGAACAGGAATGAGTGGTTCGCGATTTTTGGCAGGGAGCACAAAGATTCATTCTCGCCTTGAATCAAAGATTGCTGCACTGCACCAAAAAGAAGGAGCTATTGTTTACACCAGCGGATACCTGGCAAATGTTTCGACAATTGCCTGTCTCCTGCGCAAAAATGATTACATTATTTGCGACAAGATGAATCACGCATCAATGATCGATGGCGGGAGATATTCCAGCGCCAAATTGATGCGCTATCCCCACCATGACCTTTCTCGACTTCAGAAGATACTGGCCGGCATACCCGACTCATCAAGAAAACTTGTTATTATTGATGCCATTTTCAGCATGTCTGGTGAGCCAGCTGACCTCCCCCAGATCATAGCACTTTGCAAAAGATATAACGCATATCTTATGGTTGACGAATGTCATTCCATGTTTGTTTTAGGGAAAACAGGCGGTGGTATTTGCGAGTATTACAATATCAATCCGGATGACATCGATATCACCATGGCGACCCTCTCAAAATCCATTCCTGCCGCAGGTGGGTATGTTGTCTCTTCTGCTAAAATGATTAATTATCTGCGCCATGAATCCCGGGGCTTCATTTACTCCATTGCACTCTCAACGACCATGGCCGCCACTGCTCTTAAAGGATTGGAAATATTTGAAACTGAGCGCCAGAAGCTGGTAAACAGACTTAACAGCAACACCAAAATTTTCAAAGAGACGCTGCATTCTTTAAACATCCCTGCGGGTAAATCGGTCACTTCTATTGTTCCCATCTTTGTTGGTAATCCTATGAAGGCTGCTGTAGCAGCAAAGATCTGCCACGAACATGGACTTTACATTCATGCTGTTTTTCCTCCCGTCGTTCCTGCAGGTAAAGCAATACTCCGGGCCTCAATCACTGCCAGTCACAAAAAAGAAGACCTTATCATGGCAGCCAAAACGATTGCCGCCATATTAACAGAGCTGGAACATATGGAAATGCCAGACCTGTCTGGATTTAACATGTAA
- a CDS encoding bifunctional riboflavin kinase/FAD synthetase, translating into MKIYRELSQIKESFPHACVTIGNFDGVHLGHQLLFGEVVQRAYRCNGTSVAVTFDPHPLQVLRPQGIKLISTCEQKTELIEHAGIDVLVIIPFSMQFAAITAHHFVDDILRKIIGVKELVVGYDYAFGKGRVGNIEFLKEQGAAKGFSVTVVDAHYEQDFLVSSTKVRELVADGRMADARTLLGRYYQIRGEVQLGQQRGGKEIGFPTANLNMEKEDLIPKMGVYVCQVICGGRCYGGVLNIGVNPTFGENRLVAETHIFDFNQDIYGKPIKVNLLRFLRNEKKFSGIEELSTQIAKDVVQAKAILAEQQKELTLSCEERFNR; encoded by the coding sequence ATGAAGATATATAGAGAACTGAGTCAAATCAAAGAATCCTTTCCTCATGCATGTGTGACTATCGGTAACTTTGATGGTGTTCACCTGGGCCATCAACTTCTTTTTGGTGAAGTTGTCCAGAGGGCGTATCGCTGTAATGGGACAAGTGTGGCGGTGACATTCGACCCACATCCACTACAGGTCCTACGCCCTCAGGGAATAAAGCTGATTTCCACCTGTGAGCAGAAGACGGAGCTTATAGAACATGCGGGGATTGACGTCCTCGTTATCATACCGTTTTCCATGCAATTTGCAGCTATTACAGCCCATCATTTCGTCGATGACATCCTCAGAAAAATCATTGGCGTAAAAGAGCTCGTTGTTGGATATGATTATGCTTTCGGGAAAGGCCGGGTAGGTAATATTGAATTTCTGAAAGAACAGGGCGCTGCAAAAGGATTTTCTGTGACCGTGGTGGATGCTCATTATGAACAGGATTTTCTGGTGAGTTCCACAAAGGTTCGGGAATTGGTGGCCGATGGTAGAATGGCGGACGCCAGGACACTCCTTGGAAGGTATTATCAGATCAGGGGGGAAGTCCAGCTGGGTCAGCAGCGTGGTGGAAAAGAAATAGGGTTTCCGACAGCAAATCTGAACATGGAAAAAGAGGATCTCATTCCTAAAATGGGTGTTTACGTCTGTCAGGTTATCTGTGGTGGAAGGTGTTATGGCGGTGTATTGAATATCGGAGTGAATCCTACTTTTGGGGAAAATCGTCTTGTTGCAGAAACGCATATATTTGATTTTAATCAGGATATTTATGGGAAGCCGATTAAAGTCAACCTGCTGCGTTTTTTGCGCAATGAAAAGAAATTTTCAGGGATAGAAGAGCTTTCAACTCAGATTGCAAAGGATGTGGTTCAGGCAAAAGCTATATTAGCGGAGCAGCAAAAAGAACTGACTCTCTCCTGTGAGGAGCGTTTCAACAGGTAG